Proteins from a single region of Electrophorus electricus isolate fEleEle1 chromosome 5, fEleEle1.pri, whole genome shotgun sequence:
- the topbp1 gene encoding DNA topoisomerase 2-binding protein 1 isoform X3: MSKGKRDEYMVKFVERNGQKSELALSAYEAIVELQSEKYVQTIDEEVALQLEQNDKSLYVFSDFTSNAFEHCRQLGCRIVSPLVVLFCLQLQRCVPKAEKPVYNMAMADIAVSCTSLDKEARTEVMDLVQLMGGRVYRDLNVSVTHLVAGEVGSKKYLVAANLGKPILLPTWVKACWEKSQESLFLHSDLCMEDYLCPVLKGCTVCVTGLSTVERKEVQRLCELHGGHYTGQLKMNECTHLIVNEPSGQKYEFARKWNVYCVSLHWLFDSIEKGFSQDESRYAVEREGKRRAEESGRPNTSTPTGSSMSKEDGPSLLGLSHISNVSMNVNETAITTATTSRLETPDPIDSFDVTVCPTDDLLDGCKLFLCGTAGKRLEKLRRLVNSAGGLRFNQPGEELTHIVMGEVDQDVKNFLAKAVHRPHVVTVQWLLDSCTHGSVLPVEGYFHPSFPPPAPAAVDMPVPPAPRPSAAKPPAPQARAEEDLLSQYMDNDQTVVEPPAPNSSNKTPGSALAAPVAPGQDSSLPEASEGALFKGKRFLLVGFGAEAEAQLSLLVMENMGKVVVGRFRGVADYAVVPLLGCEVEATVDEVATDTWLTMCVEQQSVLPLASHPLFSPVVVREGCCPLRDCVLSVSQFSGAERESLILLAKHLGASVQEYFVRIANQRKGMLASTHLVLQTPEGTKYQAAQKWGLPAVTLRWVLESARTGKRAEEAHYLVDLPPSPELPLLGPQNGAAVTPLDTSRLQSRAIHSVLRKMQNGERSEVDVTMPGPDEGTGSLQKEPALQLDTPSRFLSRDRLFGPSFNIKDVFDHLKTPGNKPLQGQRVETPLSEVIERNLKAAVANSNRSHVLSLAALTASPQLGKEPELQVQEQASTPLTGVVVCVSKKLSKKQGELNAIAASLGAEFRWSCDDTVTHYIYQGKVGDSSKEYKAVKKRGLHIVSQHWLQACTDEQKHVAESLYPFTFNPKMSLTLSQVSNSTQRSPPPASVQAKPQALPEDGDTRSCSVNNITDISTPHRVSGAEPEQEQQASAERRDLTETLEMRENLQRQLQEIMSATKLTSHRRASSRLACMGSGGLDSPRTPESLGRVGRRSRTLEALRMSRDVAMDVNTEASQSEQIVWDDPTAREERAKLADNLQWPGSPSQHSEPLAILPPPPSHESPSARDSMTDSELVELAACDVIEEQMKQKVTPLGVNADPRDSKAPEAPDNVLPVSVPTAPPEPQEEEAVKKEPPRFQLSSLNPQERIDYSYLIEELGGILLEKQCFDPSCSHIIVGYPLRNEKYLAAMAAGKWILHRSYLEACRSEGHFIPEDDYEWGSRSILDALPSITSQQKRLALAALRWRKALQGHADKEGAFGGWTVMLNIDQARDAGFRRLLQSGGARVLPSPSPSLYKDTTHLFADFSQLGPGDVRVDVAEASAHGVKCLRPEYIADYLMQDPSPPMDAYYLPGVALGGVAESLATPGRKRKASDNTSTLKKCRVR; the protein is encoded by the exons ATGTCCAAAGGGAAGCGGGATGAATACATGGTGAAGTTTGTTGAACGTAATGGACAGAAAAGTGAGCTTGCTCTCAGTGCCTATGAG gcCATTGTGGAACTGCAGTCTGAGAAGTATGTGCAGACCATTGATGAGGAGGTGGCACTGCAGTTGGAGCAAAATGATAAATCCTTGTATGTCTTCAGTGACTTCACTAGCAATGCATTTGAGCACTGCAGACAG ctgggctGCAGGATAGTGAGTCCTTTAGTGGTGCTCTTTTGCCTGCAGCTGCAGAGGTGTGTGCCCAAGGCAGAGAAGCCGGTCTACAACATGGCCATGGCTGACATTGCAGTGTCCTGCACCAGTCTGGACAAGGAAGCACGG aCAGAAGTAATGGATTTGGTCCAGCTAATGGGTGGCCGGGTCTACCGAGACCTCAACGTATCTGTCACTCACCTGGTGGCAGGTGAGGTGGGCAGCAAGAAGTATTTGGTGGCAGCCAACCTAGGGAAACCCATCCTATTGCCTACCTGGgtcaaagcatgctgggaaaaatCTCAGGAGAG CCTGTTCCTGCACTCAGACCTGTGTATGGAAGACTATCTGTGTCCTGTGCTCAAAggctgcacagtgtgtgtgacaggtctGTCCACAGTGGAGCGCAAAGAGGTGCAGCGGCTTTGCGAGCTGCACGGTGGCCACTACACTGGCCAGCTGAAGATGAACGAGTGCACTCACCTCATCGTCAATGAACCCTCAG GTCAGAAGTATGAGTTTGCGAGGAAGTGGAACGTGTACTGTGTCTCCCTCCACTGGCTCTTTGACAGCATTGAAAAGGGCTTCTCCCAGGATGAGAGTCGCTATGCTGTAGAGCgagaggggaagaggagagcagaggagtcAGGCCGACCCAATACCTCCACCCCCACCGGCTCCAGCATGAGCAAGGAAG ATGGGCCATCGTTGCTTGGACTGAGCCATATTTCAAATGTCAGCATGAATGTTAACGAAACAGCTATAACCACGGCAACCACGAGCCGCCTGGAGACTCCTGATCCAATCGACTCATTCGACGTCACAGTCTGTCCAACAGATGACCTATTGGATGGCTGTAAG CTCTTCCTGTGTGGCACGGCAGGTAAGAGGCTGGAGAAGCTCCGTCGGCTGGTCAACTCTGCAGGAGGCTTGCGCTTCAACCAGCCCGGTGAGGAGCTCACGCATATTGTAATGGGGGAAGTAGACCAGGATGTCAAAAACTTCCTCGCTAAAGCAGTCCACAG GCCACATGTGGTGACAGTGCAGTGGCTGCTGGACAGTTGCACTCATGGGTCCGTGCTGCCAGTGGAGGGCTACTTCCATCCCTCGTTCCCCCCTCCTGCCCCTGCCGCAGTGGACATGCCTGTCCCGCCCGCACCCAGACCCTCCGCTGCCAAGCCCCCAGCTCCACAGGCTAGGGCAGAGGAAGACTTGCTCTCGCAGTATATGGACAATGACCAGACTGTAG TGGAGCCTCCAGCCCCAAATAGCAGTAACAAGACTCCAGGCTCTGCGCTGGCAGCCCCAGTAGCCCCTGGGCAGGACTCCTCTCTGCCTGAGGCCTCAGAGGGAGCGCTGTTCAAGGGCAAGCGCTTCCTCCTGGTGGGGTTCGGAGCAGAGGCAGAGGCCCAGCTCTCGCTGCTGGTGATGGAGAACATGGGGAAGGTGGTGGTTGGCCGTTTCCGGGGTGTGGCTGATTATGCCGTTGTTCCGCTGCTGGGCTGTGAGGTGGAGGCCACGGTGGATGAGGTTGCTACGGACACCTGGCTG ACTATGTGTGTGGAGCAGCAGTCTGTGTTGCCTCTGGCCTCTCATCCACTATTCTCTCCGGTGGTGGTGAGGGAGGGCTGCTGTCCTCTCAGGGACTGTGTGCTCTCGGTCAGCCAGTTcagtggggcagagagagaatcTCTCATCCTCCTCGCCAAACATCTTGGTGctag TGTACAGGAGTACTTTGTGCGTATTGCCAACCAGAGGAAAGGCATGCTGGCCAGCACTCACCTGGTCCTACAGACTCCTGAGGGCACCAAGTACCAGGCAGCACAGAAGTGGGGGCTGCCTGCCGTAACACTGCGCTGGGTCCTAGAGTCCGCCCGTACAGGAAAACGTGCAGAGGAGGCGCACTACCTGGTTGATCTGCCACCATCGCCAG AGCTCCCCCTGTTGGGTCCCCAGAACGGCGCAGCCGTGACACCCCTGGACACCAGCCGTCTTCAGAGCCGTGCCATCCACTCCGTTCTCCGCAAGATGCAGAACGGTGAGCGGTCGGAGGTGGATGTCACGATGCCAGGGCCGGACGAAGGCACAGGGAGTCTGCAGAAAGAGCCAGCTCTTCAGCTTGACACACCATCGCGCTTCCTCAGCAGAGACCGGCTCTTCGGCCCCTCCTTTAATATCAAG GATGTTTTTGACCACTTAAAAACTCCTGGTAATAAGCCCCTGCAGGGCCAGAGGGTGGAGACTCCTCTGAGTGAGGTCATTGAGAGGAATTTGAAGGCAGCAGTTGCCAATAGCAACCGTAGTCATGTCTTGAGCCTTGCTGCCCTGACTGCAAGTCCACAACTGGGCAAGGAGCCAGAACTtcag gtgCAGGAGCAGGCATCAACACCACTGACTGgagttgtggtgtgtgtgagtaagaaaCTCAGTAAAAAACAGGGTGAGCTAAATGCAATAGCTGCGTCCCTGGGAGCAGAATTCAG GTGGTCTTGTGATGACACTGTCACCCACTACATTTACCAGGGCAAAGTAGGAGACAGCAGCAAAGAGTATAAGGCAGTGAAGAAGAGGGGCCTGCATATAGTATCACAGCACTGGCTACAGGCg TGCACAGATGAACAGAAGCATGTAGCCGAGTCGCTCTACCCTTTCACCTTTAACCCCAAAATGAGCCTGACCCTGAGTCAGGTGAGCAACAGCACCCAGAGGTCACCTCCTCCTGCCTCAGTCCAAGCAAAACCCCAAGCTCTCCCTGAAGATGGGGACACCCGG AGTTGCTCTGTGAACAATATCACAGACATCTCCACCCCTCATAGAGTCAGTGGAGCGGAGCCTGAGCAAGAGCAGCAGGCCAGTGCTGAAAGGAGGG ACCTGACAGAAACTCTGGAGATGAGGGAGAACTTACAGAGGCAGCTGCAGGAGATCATGTCCGCCACCAAGCTGACAAGCCACCGGCGGGCCTCCTCCAGACTGGCCTGCATGGGCTCTGGGGGGCTGGACTCCCCTCGAACTCCAGAGAGCCTGGGCCGAGTGGGAAGACGCAGTCGCACGCTCGAGGCCTTGCG CATGTCGCGTGATGTGGCGATGGATGTGAACACGGAGGCATCTCAGAGCGAGCAGATCGTGTGGGATGACCCCACAGCGAGGGAGGAGCGGGCCAAGTTGGCTGATAACCTACAGTGGCCTGGCAGCCCTTCCCAGCACTCAGAGCCCCTCGCCATCCTACCCCCTCCGCCCTCCCACGAGTCCCCCTCCGCCAGAGACTCCATGACCGACTCCGAACTGGTGGAGTTGG CTGCCTGTGACGTGATAGAGGAGCAGATGAAACAGAAGGTGACCCCTCTGGGGGTTAATGCTGACCCCAGGGACTCTAAAGCCCCCGAAGCCCCTGACAATGttttgcctgtttctgtgcctaCAGCACCACCTGAGCCACAG gaggaggaggcggtAAAGAAGGAGCCTCCGCGGTTCCAGCTGTCTTCACTCAACCCACAGGAGCGCATTGACTACAGCTACCTCATAGAGGAGTTGG GTGGTATCTTGCTGGAGAAGCAGTGTTTTGATCCCAGCTGTTCTCACATCATCGTGGGCTATCCTCTGAGGAATGAGAAGTACCTGGCCGCCATGGCTGCAGGCAAATGGATTCTCCACCGCTCCTACCTGGAGGCCTGCCGTTCTGAGGGACACTTCATCCCG gaggaTGATTATGAGTGGGGTAGCCGCTCTATATTGGATGCTCTACCCTCTATCACATCTCAGCAGAAAAGACTAGCACTAGCTGCTCTGCGCTGGAGGAAAGCTCTGCAGGGGCATGCGGATAAAGAG GGTGCTTTTGGCGGCTGGACGGTGATGCTGAATATAGACCAGGCCAGAGATGCAGGATTCAGAAGATTGCTGCAGTCTGGAGGAGCAAgg GTGTTACCCagcccctctccctctctgtataAGGACACCACTCACCTGTTTGCGGACTTCAGCCAGCTGGGTCCGGGAGACGTGAGGGTGGACGTGGCTGAGGCCTCCGCCCATGGGGTCAAATGTCTCCGGCCAGAATACATCGCTGACTACCTGATGCAG GACCCCTCACCGCCAATGGATGCGTACTACCTTCCCGGAGTCGCCTTGGGAGGTGTGGCTGAAAGCCTGGCCACACCCGGGCGTAAGCGCAAAGCCTCAGACAACACCTCCACTCTGAAGAAGTGCCGTGTCAGGTGA